Proteins encoded within one genomic window of Streptomyces sp. NBC_01314:
- a CDS encoding glutamate synthase subunit beta, translating into MADPKGFLTTPREEWPRRPVEERVRDWDEVYVPGALLPIISKQADRCMDCGVPFCHDACPLGNLIPEWNDLVSREDWRAASDRLHATNNFPEFTGRLCPAPCEAGCVLAINQPAVTIKNVEVAIADRAWEDGFTQPRPPDRLSGRTVAVIGSGPTGLAAAQQLTRAGHTVAVYERADRIGGLLRYGIPAFKMEKRHLDRRLEQMRAEGTKFRTSTAVGKDIGAAELRARYDAVVIATGATAWRELDVPGRELGGIHQAMEYLPLADRVCEGDLAVSPLSAAGKHVVIVGGGDTGADCLGTAVREGAASVTQLDIYPLPEAERDEDVDPWPTYPKVYRLSAAHEEARDLRSASVAHADARLFAASTLRFTGDEAGHVRALHLVEVDDRRQARPGTGRTLPADLVLLALGFSGPDRHDGLVEQLGLALDPRGTITRGPDFATTVPGVYAAGDAARGQSLVVWAIAEGRAVAAAVDHRLTGTERLPAPIGPYDRPMTA; encoded by the coding sequence GTGCGGGACTGGGACGAGGTGTATGTCCCGGGGGCGCTTCTGCCGATCATCAGCAAGCAGGCCGACCGCTGTATGGACTGCGGTGTCCCGTTCTGCCACGACGCCTGTCCGCTGGGGAATCTGATCCCCGAGTGGAACGATCTCGTGTCGCGGGAGGACTGGCGGGCGGCGAGCGACCGGCTGCACGCCACGAACAACTTCCCCGAGTTCACCGGGCGCTTGTGTCCCGCGCCGTGCGAGGCGGGGTGTGTGCTGGCGATCAATCAGCCCGCGGTCACCATCAAGAACGTGGAGGTGGCCATCGCGGACCGGGCCTGGGAGGACGGTTTCACGCAGCCGCGTCCGCCCGACCGGCTCTCCGGGAGGACGGTCGCCGTCATCGGCTCCGGGCCCACCGGGCTGGCGGCGGCACAGCAGCTGACGCGGGCCGGGCACACGGTCGCCGTGTACGAACGGGCCGACCGGATCGGGGGGCTGCTGCGGTACGGGATCCCGGCGTTCAAGATGGAGAAGCGGCATCTGGACCGGCGGTTGGAGCAGATGCGGGCGGAGGGCACGAAATTCCGTACGTCGACCGCGGTGGGGAAGGACATCGGCGCGGCTGAGCTGCGGGCCCGGTACGACGCGGTGGTGATAGCCACGGGGGCGACGGCCTGGCGGGAACTGGATGTGCCCGGGCGGGAGTTGGGCGGGATTCATCAGGCGATGGAGTATCTGCCACTGGCCGACCGGGTGTGCGAGGGGGATCTGGCGGTGTCGCCGTTGTCGGCGGCCGGTAAGCATGTGGTGATCGTCGGGGGTGGTGACACGGGGGCGGACTGTCTGGGGACTGCGGTGCGGGAAGGGGCCGCGTCGGTGACGCAGTTGGACATCTATCCGCTGCCGGAGGCTGAGCGCGACGAGGACGTCGATCCGTGGCCGACCTATCCGAAGGTGTACCGGCTATCGGCGGCGCACGAGGAGGCGCGCGACCTCCGGTCGGCGTCGGTGGCGCACGCGGACGCGCGGCTCTTCGCGGCATCCACGCTCCGGTTCACCGGGGACGAGGCGGGGCACGTACGGGCGTTGCACCTGGTCGAGGTGGACGATCGTCGGCAGGCCCGGCCCGGTACCGGGCGGACACTGCCCGCCGATCTCGTCCTGCTCGCGCTCGGGTTCTCCGGGCCGGACCGCCACGACGGGCTCGTCGAGCAGCTGGGGCTGGCCCTCGATCCGCGCGGGACGATCACGCGGGGGCCGGACTTCGCGACCACCGTGCCCGGTGTGTACGCCGCCGGCGACGCCGCCCGTGGGCAGTCCCTCGTCGTCTGGGCCATCGCCGAGGGGCGGGCGGTGGCCGCCGCGGTCGACCACCGGCTGACCGGGACGGAGCGACTGCCGGCACCGATCGGGCCGTACGACCGCCCCATGACGGCGTGA